Proteins encoded together in one Triticum dicoccoides isolate Atlit2015 ecotype Zavitan chromosome 7B, WEW_v2.0, whole genome shotgun sequence window:
- the LOC119340069 gene encoding berberine bridge enzyme-like 27, giving the protein MASRRSLALGLLFGLLSCYASVVPSVASSDGFLQCLSAAMPKQLLYTQGSPSFTSVLASSIRNAKFSTPGTVRPLCIVTPTNASHVQAAVVCGRRHDVRVRVRSGGHDYEGLSYRSERPEAFAVVDLANLRSVRVDREAATAWVDSGATLGELFYAISQASKQLAFPAGLCPTIGVGGHFSGGGFGMLLRKYGLAADNVLDATLVDANGELVDKQAMGPDVFWAIRGGGGGGSFGIVLSWNVKLVPVPPTVTMFTVLKSVHEGAVRMLTRWQQVAPALPEDIFITVRLQKQVARFQSMYLGTCDALLPLMGSRFPELGVNRTHCREMTWIQSVPYIYLGATAAVEDILNRTTSSTPFSKATSDYVRQAIAEDVWAEIFARFAKPEAGLMIMDPYGAKMSSLPETATPFPHRGGVLYNIQYMNFWFAATDGSAQTRWLRDMYAFMEPYVSKNPRGAYVNYRDLDLGQNVVVGNVTSYQAGRVWGEKYYGGNFQRLAMAKAMADPDDYFRNEQSIPPFSE; this is encoded by the coding sequence ATGGCGTCGCGTCGTAGCTTAGCGCTGGGGCTCCTCTTCGGCCTCCTGTCCTGCTACGCGTCCGTCGTCCCTTCCGTGGCTTCCTCCGACGGCTTCCTCCAATGCCTGTCGGCGGCCATGCCCAAGCAGCTCCTGTACACGCAGGGCTCGCCTTCGTTCACGTCGGTCCTGGCGTCCTCCATCCGGAACGCCAAGTTCTCCACGCCTGGCACGGTGAGGCCGCTCTGCATCGTGACGCCGACGAATGCCTCCCACGTCCAGGCCGCCGTCGTGTGCGGCCGCCGGCACGACGTGCGCGTCCGCGTGCGCAGCGGCGGGCACGACTACGAGGGCCTCTCGTACCGGTCCGAGCGCCCCGAGGCGTTTGCCGTGGTCGACCTGGCCAACCTCCGCTCCGTGCGCGTCGACCGGGAGGCCGCCACCGCGTGGGTGGACTCCGGCGCGACGCTCGGGGAGCTGTTCTACGCCATCTCGCAGGCGAGCAAGCAGCTGGCGTTCCCAGCCGGCCTGTGCCCGACCATCGGCGTGGGCGGGCATTTCAGCGGCGGCGGGTTCGGCATGCTGCTGCGCAAGTACGGACTCGCCGCCGACAACGTCCTGGACGCCACGCTCGTCGACGCCAACGGGGAGCTCGTGGACAAGCAAGCCATGGGGCCGGACGTGTTCTGGGCCatccgcgggggcggcggcggcgggagcttcGGCATCGTGCTGTCGTGGAACGTGAAGCTCGTGCCAGTCCCGCCGACGGTGACGATGTTCACCGTCCTAAAGTCCGTCCACGAGGGCGCGGTGCGCATGCTCACCAGATGGCAGCAGGTCGCTCCGGCTCTCCCCGAGGACATTTTCATCACGGTGCGCCTCCAAAAACAGGTGGCTCGCTTCCAGTCCATGTACCTGGGCACGTGCGACGCGCTGCTGCCGCTGATGGGCAGCCGCTTCCCGGAGCTCGGCGTGAACCGGACGCACTGCAGGGAGATGACATGGATCCAGTCCGTGCCCTACATCTACCTGGGCGCCACCGCCGCCGTGGAGGACATCCTGAACCGGACCACCTCCAGCACCCCCTTCAGCAAGGCTACCTCCGACTACGTCCGGCAGGCCATCGCCGAGGACGTGTGGGCGGAGATCTTCGCCCGGTTCGCCAAGCCGGAGGCCGGGCTGATGATCATGGACCCCTACGGCGCCAAGATGAGCAGCCTCCCGGAGACGGCGACGCCGTTCCCGCACCGCGGCGGCGTGCTGTACAACATCCAGTACATGAACTTCTGGTTCGCCGCCACGGACGGGTCGGCGCAGACGAGGTGGCTCAGAGACATGTACGCGTTCATGGAGCCGTACGTGAGCAAGAACCCCAGGGGTGCGTACGTGAACTACAGGGACCTCGACCTCGGTCAGAATGTCGTTGTGGGCAACGTGACCAGCTACCAGGCCGGTAGAGTTTGGGGCGAGAAGTACTACGGAGGTAACTTCCAGAGGCTTGCCATGGCCAAGGCCATGGCGGATCCTGACGACTACTTCAGGAACGAGCAAAGCATCCCACCATTCAGCGAGTGA